TTGAGATTTCAAAAGGCGAGTACGTCGAAGCTACAGTCCGGGACTACACTGGCCGACCTAGTTACTACTCACAGGACGTAGCTATCTTGGTCTCGACTCAACCGTGGAAAATCTGCTGTTTTGAGCTGCCGAAGCTCGACCATTGCGACCACGAGGAACTAAGCCTGGAGGCACGCCAGAGTATCAAGGAACTTCACCAAGGTTGGCATGAGTATGTGTGGGACTACTGAATGACATCTGCAAATTATCAGCCTGCTATGGCGCTACGGGAGCACCTGCTTGAGGGACACCGGGTATCGTTATTAGAGGCCATACTTCTTTTCGGCGTCCAAAGCCTTAATGCGGAACTAGCCCGCATGAAGAAAGAA
This region of Microvirga mediterraneensis genomic DNA includes:
- a CDS encoding helix-turn-helix domain-containing protein, yielding MTSANYQPAMALREHLLEGHRVSLLEAILLFGVQSLNAELARMKKEGFIVKSQRAPMAKIIRRVNEYTICKVPDALPYREIHMTEYWISR